From Erwinia sp. HDF1-3R, one genomic window encodes:
- the proW gene encoding glycine betaine/L-proline ABC transporter permease ProW produces the protein MSKQSIDPWATASNTSAADASAAPAADASQSAASSDPWATAPADGGSASTAAPGGGDTSGAWGSPAGGHDAAGSGDWLNSAPAPQVEHFSILDPFHKTLIPLDSWVTSGIDWVVTHFRPVFQGIRVPVDYILSAFQQLLLGMPAPVAIIIFSLIAWQLSSLGMGIATLISLIAIGAIGAWSQAMVTLALVLTALLFCIIIGLPLGIWLARSEKAAKIIRPLLDAMQTTPAFVYLVPIVMLFGIGNVPGVVVTIIFALPPIVRLTILGIKQVPADLIEAAESFGANPRQMLFKVQLPLAMPTIMAGVNQTLMLALSMVVIASMIAVGGLGQMVLRGIGRLDMGLATVGGVGIVILAIILDRLTQSLGRDSRSRGTRRWYATGPLGLFTRPFIR, from the coding sequence ATGAGTAAGCAATCAATCGATCCCTGGGCCACCGCCTCCAACACGTCCGCTGCCGACGCATCCGCGGCACCCGCAGCCGATGCTTCGCAGTCAGCGGCCAGCAGCGATCCCTGGGCCACCGCACCGGCAGATGGCGGAAGCGCTTCCACTGCCGCTCCCGGCGGCGGCGATACCAGCGGCGCCTGGGGCTCGCCCGCCGGCGGCCACGATGCAGCGGGCAGCGGAGACTGGTTAAACAGCGCCCCCGCCCCCCAGGTGGAGCACTTCAGCATTCTGGATCCATTCCATAAAACACTGATCCCACTCGATAGCTGGGTGACCTCAGGCATTGACTGGGTGGTCACCCACTTCCGTCCGGTATTTCAGGGCATTCGCGTACCGGTGGATTATATCCTCAGCGCCTTTCAGCAGCTTCTGCTGGGAATGCCTGCGCCGGTGGCGATCATCATTTTTTCCCTGATCGCCTGGCAGCTCTCGAGCCTGGGAATGGGCATTGCGACCCTGATCTCACTGATCGCCATCGGGGCGATCGGTGCCTGGTCGCAGGCGATGGTGACCCTGGCGCTGGTACTGACGGCCCTGCTGTTCTGCATCATCATCGGGCTACCGCTGGGGATCTGGCTGGCACGCAGTGAAAAGGCGGCCAAAATCATTCGTCCACTGCTGGATGCCATGCAAACCACGCCCGCCTTCGTCTATCTGGTACCGATTGTGATGCTGTTTGGCATCGGCAACGTGCCCGGCGTGGTGGTGACCATTATCTTTGCGCTGCCGCCGATTGTCCGCCTGACCATCCTGGGCATCAAACAGGTGCCTGCGGATCTGATCGAGGCCGCCGAATCCTTTGGGGCTAATCCGCGTCAGATGCTGTTCAAGGTCCAGCTTCCGCTGGCCATGCCAACCATTATGGCAGGCGTGAATCAGACTCTGATGCTGGCGCTATCGATGGTCGTCATCGCCTCAATGATCGCCGTGGGCGGCCTGGGTCAGATGGTACTGCGCGGGATAGGCCGTCTGGATATGGGCCTGGCCACCGTGGGCGGCGTCGGGATTGTGATCCTCGCGATTATTCTGGATCGTCTGACCCAGTCGCTGGGACGTGACAGCCGCAGCCGTGGTACCCGTCGCTGGTATGCAACGGGTCCCCTGGGACTCTTTACCCGACCCTTTATCCGCTAG
- the proX gene encoding glycine betaine/L-proline ABC transporter substrate-binding protein ProX: MRKTVLLAAALTTLATAQISAAELPGKGITVKPVQSTITEETFQTLLVSRALEKLGYTVEQPSEVDYNVGYTSIASGDGTFTAVNWQPLHDDMYKAAGGDAKFYRAGTFVQGAAQGYLIDKKTAEKYHITRIDQLKDPKLAKLFDSNGNGKADLTGCTPGWGCETVINHQIQAYGLSNTVEHNQGNYSAMIADTITRFKEGKPVLYYTWTPYWVSDVLVPGRDVVWLQVPFSSMPGEQKNVDTKLPNGANYGFPVNTMHIVANKAWAMKNPAAAKLFSEMKLPIADINAQNSRMHQGQSSEADINAHVDGWIKAHQAQFDGWVKDALAAAK, encoded by the coding sequence ATGCGAAAGACCGTACTGTTAGCCGCCGCATTAACTACGCTGGCGACGGCTCAAATCTCAGCCGCTGAGCTGCCGGGCAAAGGCATTACCGTCAAGCCAGTACAGAGCACCATTACGGAAGAGACCTTCCAGACCCTGCTGGTCAGCCGCGCACTGGAAAAACTCGGCTATACCGTCGAGCAGCCCAGCGAAGTGGATTACAACGTGGGTTACACCTCCATCGCTTCCGGCGACGGCACCTTTACCGCCGTGAACTGGCAGCCGCTGCACGACGATATGTATAAGGCCGCCGGTGGAGACGCTAAGTTCTACCGCGCCGGGACCTTTGTACAGGGCGCAGCGCAGGGCTATTTAATCGATAAGAAAACGGCTGAAAAATACCATATTACCCGTATCGATCAGCTGAAGGATCCTAAGCTGGCGAAGCTGTTTGACAGTAACGGCAACGGCAAAGCCGACCTGACCGGCTGTACGCCAGGCTGGGGCTGCGAAACGGTTATCAACCACCAGATACAGGCTTACGGTCTGAGCAATACGGTTGAACATAACCAGGGTAACTATTCAGCGATGATCGCCGATACCATTACCCGCTTCAAAGAGGGCAAACCTGTTCTCTACTATACCTGGACGCCGTACTGGGTGAGTGACGTACTGGTTCCGGGCCGCGATGTCGTCTGGCTGCAGGTGCCTTTCTCCTCTATGCCGGGTGAGCAGAAGAATGTGGATACCAAACTGCCAAACGGCGCAAACTACGGTTTCCCGGTTAATACAATGCATATTGTGGCGAATAAAGCCTGGGCAATGAAGAATCCAGCGGCCGCGAAGCTTTTCTCTGAAATGAAGCTGCCGATTGCTGATATCAACGCTCAGAACTCCCGTATGCATCAGGGCCAGTCTTCTGAAGCCGATATTAACGCGCACGTAGATGGCTGGATCAAAGCGCACCAGGCGCAGTTTGACGGCTGGGTCAAAGACGCCCTGGCCGCCGCAAAATAG
- a CDS encoding MFS transporter has protein sequence MKSSQPVLNTPLVALMSLATGLSVACNYYVQPLLETVARTFDLSVNQAGFIVTTAQLGYAAGLLLLVPLGDMLERRGLIVIMSLLAACGLVITALSPSLTIMLLGTALTGLFSVVAQILVPLAATLAEPAKRGKVVGTVMSGLLLGILLARTVAGGLAQLGGWRTVYWVASALMALMALALWRYLPRYRQSVPLNYGQLLRSIFTLYRTNPVLRTRAVTGCLAFANFSILWTSMAFLLASPPYGYSEGKIGLLGLVGAAGALAARQAGALADKGKARLTTTAGLILLLISWAFTALGSHSLAALIVGIILLDLTVQGVHITNQSVIYSRMPEARNRLTAGYMTSYFIGGAAGSLVSASAFQYAGWKGVCLAGASLTLLNILSWWRGSRHEVDTP, from the coding sequence ATGAAATCCTCTCAGCCCGTCCTGAATACGCCGCTGGTTGCGCTGATGTCGCTGGCAACCGGTCTCTCCGTTGCCTGCAACTATTACGTTCAGCCCCTGTTGGAAACCGTTGCCCGCACCTTTGACCTTTCCGTAAACCAGGCCGGGTTTATCGTCACGACCGCACAGCTGGGCTATGCCGCCGGGCTGTTATTACTTGTGCCCCTGGGCGATATGCTGGAGCGGCGGGGACTCATCGTTATTATGAGCCTGCTGGCAGCCTGCGGCCTGGTGATCACCGCCCTTTCCCCGAGCCTGACGATTATGCTGCTGGGAACGGCACTGACCGGGCTGTTCTCGGTGGTGGCGCAGATCCTCGTACCGCTGGCGGCGACGCTGGCGGAACCGGCCAAACGCGGCAAGGTGGTAGGGACCGTAATGAGTGGGCTGCTGCTGGGGATCCTGCTGGCACGGACCGTTGCGGGCGGCCTGGCACAGCTGGGAGGCTGGCGGACCGTATACTGGGTAGCCAGCGCGCTAATGGCGTTGATGGCGCTGGCGCTGTGGCGCTATCTCCCGCGCTACAGACAGTCGGTTCCGCTCAACTATGGGCAACTGCTCAGATCGATATTCACTCTTTACCGCACCAATCCTGTCCTGAGAACCCGCGCCGTCACCGGCTGCCTGGCCTTTGCAAATTTCAGCATACTCTGGACTTCAATGGCCTTTCTGTTGGCTTCGCCACCCTATGGCTATTCTGAAGGTAAAATTGGTCTACTGGGGCTGGTCGGTGCAGCCGGGGCGCTGGCGGCGCGGCAGGCGGGCGCACTGGCGGATAAGGGGAAAGCCCGCCTGACCACCACCGCAGGCCTGATCCTCTTGCTTATCTCCTGGGCCTTTACCGCGCTGGGAAGTCATTCACTGGCGGCGCTGATCGTGGGGATTATTCTGCTCGATCTGACGGTTCAGGGCGTACATATCACCAATCAAAGCGTCATCTACAGCCGGATGCCGGAGGCACGTAACCGCCTGACGGCAGGCTACATGACCAGCTACTTTATTGGCGGTGCGGCAGGCTCGCTGGTGTCAGCCAGTGCGTTTCAATATGCCGGATGGAAAGGCGTATGCCTGGCGGGGGCTTCATTAACTTTACTTAATATTTTGAGCTGGTGGCGCGGGTCTCGCCACGAAGTGGATACTCCTTAG
- the mprA gene encoding transcriptional repressor MprA, which translates to MESSFAPIEQMLNFRANRQKDFPLQEIMLTRLCMHMQSKLLENRNKMLKAQGINETLFMALITLDAQENHSIQPSELSAALGSSRTNATRIADELEKRGWIERRESDHDRRCLHLHLTDKGHEFLRQLLPPQHQCLQLLWSALSGPEKSQLESITRKLLTRLDQMDEEEVITALSR; encoded by the coding sequence ATGGAAAGTTCGTTTGCCCCTATTGAACAGATGCTTAATTTCCGCGCTAACCGTCAGAAAGACTTTCCTTTACAGGAGATAATGCTGACAAGACTGTGCATGCATATGCAGAGTAAGCTACTGGAAAATCGCAATAAAATGCTGAAAGCTCAGGGGATTAACGAGACGCTGTTTATGGCATTAATCACCCTGGATGCACAGGAAAACCACAGCATTCAACCTTCTGAACTCAGCGCCGCGCTCGGTTCATCCCGCACAAATGCCACGCGCATTGCAGACGAACTGGAGAAACGTGGCTGGATTGAGCGTCGTGAAAGTGACCACGATCGCCGTTGTCTGCATCTGCATCTGACTGATAAAGGGCATGAATTTCTTCGCCAGCTGCTGCCACCACAGCATCAGTGCCTGCAACTCCTGTGGTCTGCACTAAGCGGCCCTGAGAAAAGTCAGCTGGAAAGCATTACGCGTAAGCTGCTGACCCGACTGGATCAAATGGACGAAGAGGAAGTCATTACGGCTCTTTCCCGCTAA
- the emrA gene encoding multidrug efflux MFS transporter periplasmic adaptor subunit EmrA — protein sequence MSVNVENQTPSQPTNKKKKRKVALIFLAVLFILIGVVWLVYWLTVLRHFQDTDDAYVAGNQAQIMAQVSGSVNKVWFDNTDYVKKGDVLLTLDRTDAEQAFEKAQTALATSVRQTHQLIINGRQYQATIALQKTALEQAQSDLKRREPLGAANLIGREDLQHSRDAVATAKAQLDVATQQYNANQAMVLNTSLENQPAVKQSAAELRDAWLNLQRTSVISPIDGFVSRRSVQVGSQISPTTPLMAVVPASNLWVDANFKETQLANMRIGQPATVISDIYGNDVTYHGKVVGLDMGTGSAFSLLPAQNATGNWIKVVQRLPVRIELDPQEVVKHPLRIGLSTQVNVDTSNIDGAVLATRVRSTPAYESNALALDLAPVDKLIAEIVRANAG from the coding sequence ATGAGTGTAAATGTGGAGAATCAAACTCCTTCACAGCCGACTAATAAGAAGAAAAAGCGCAAAGTTGCGTTAATTTTCCTGGCCGTGCTGTTTATTTTAATCGGCGTTGTCTGGCTCGTTTACTGGTTGACGGTACTGCGCCACTTTCAGGACACCGACGATGCGTACGTTGCGGGTAACCAGGCACAAATTATGGCCCAGGTGTCGGGCAGCGTGAATAAGGTCTGGTTCGACAATACCGATTACGTTAAAAAGGGCGATGTGCTGCTGACGCTGGACAGAACCGATGCCGAACAGGCTTTTGAAAAGGCCCAGACTGCGCTGGCCACCAGCGTGCGTCAGACCCACCAGCTGATTATCAATGGCAGACAGTATCAGGCCACCATTGCGCTGCAAAAAACCGCTCTGGAACAGGCGCAGTCTGATCTTAAGCGCCGGGAGCCTCTCGGGGCCGCGAATCTCATTGGCCGCGAAGATTTACAACACTCGCGCGATGCCGTAGCTACGGCTAAAGCCCAGCTTGACGTTGCCACGCAGCAATATAATGCGAATCAGGCCATGGTGCTGAACACCTCGCTGGAAAATCAGCCCGCAGTCAAACAGAGCGCGGCTGAACTGCGCGATGCCTGGCTAAATCTGCAACGCACCAGCGTTATCAGCCCGATTGATGGCTTTGTTTCCCGCCGCAGCGTGCAGGTCGGCTCGCAAATCTCCCCGACTACGCCGCTGATGGCCGTCGTGCCTGCCAGCAACCTCTGGGTCGATGCTAATTTTAAAGAGACCCAGCTGGCTAATATGCGCATTGGGCAGCCTGCCACCGTAATCAGTGACATTTATGGCAACGACGTAACCTATCACGGCAAGGTTGTTGGCCTGGATATGGGTACCGGCAGCGCCTTCTCGCTGCTGCCTGCACAGAATGCCACCGGCAACTGGATCAAAGTGGTTCAGCGCCTGCCGGTTCGTATAGAGCTGGATCCGCAGGAAGTGGTGAAACATCCGCTCAGAATCGGCCTTTCCACCCAGGTCAACGTGGATACCAGCAATATCGACGGTGCCGTGCTGGCGACCCGGGTACGCTCAACGCCCGCCTATGAAAGTAATGCGCTGGCGCTGGATCTCGCACCTGTTGATAAGCTGATCGCAGAGATCGTCCGCGCCAATGCGGGTTAA
- the emrB gene encoding multidrug efflux MFS transporter permease subunit EmrB, whose translation MAQKPLEGAQLVLMTIALSLATFMQVLDSTIANVAIPTIAGNLGASNSQGTWVITSFGVANAISIPITGWLAKRVGEVKLFLWATVGFAVASWLCGMSNSLTMLIFFRVIQGVVAGPLIPLSQSLLLSNYPPAKRSIALSLWAMTVIVAPICGPILGGWISDNYHWGWIFFINVPIGAVVVMLALQTLRNRETPTVIRPIDTVGLVLLVVGIGCLQVMLDRGKELDWFSSQEIIVLTVIAVIALAVLLVWELTDDHPIVDLSLFKSRNFTIGCLSISLAYMLYFGSIVLLPQLLQEVYGYTATWAGLASAPVGIIPVILSPIIGRFAHRLDMRKLVTFSFIMYAVCFYWRAYTFEPGMNFGASAWPQFIQGFAVACFFMPLTTITLSGLAPDRLAAASSLSNFTRTLAGSIGTSITTTMWTDRESMHHSYLSESVNAYNVNSQAMYSKLESLGMTHEQASAWIAQQITNQGLIISANEIFWASAAVFLGLLVLIWFARPPFGAGSGGGGGAH comes from the coding sequence ATGGCACAAAAACCGCTTGAAGGCGCTCAGCTGGTTCTGATGACGATTGCGCTGTCGCTGGCGACGTTTATGCAGGTGCTGGACTCCACGATTGCTAACGTCGCTATACCGACTATCGCCGGGAACCTGGGGGCATCGAACTCCCAGGGAACCTGGGTCATTACCTCATTTGGCGTGGCCAATGCGATATCCATTCCCATTACCGGCTGGCTGGCAAAACGCGTCGGCGAAGTGAAGCTGTTTCTGTGGGCAACGGTAGGCTTTGCTGTCGCTTCATGGCTATGCGGGATGTCCAACAGCCTGACCATGCTGATCTTTTTCCGCGTGATCCAGGGCGTGGTGGCAGGTCCGTTAATTCCGCTGTCGCAAAGTCTGCTGTTGAGTAACTATCCCCCCGCCAAACGCAGTATTGCCCTGTCACTCTGGGCGATGACGGTGATTGTGGCCCCCATATGCGGCCCGATCCTTGGCGGCTGGATCAGTGACAACTACCACTGGGGATGGATTTTCTTTATCAACGTCCCCATCGGTGCGGTAGTGGTCATGCTGGCGCTGCAAACGCTGCGAAATCGCGAGACGCCAACGGTCATCCGGCCGATAGATACCGTCGGGCTGGTCCTGCTGGTGGTCGGTATCGGTTGTCTGCAGGTGATGCTTGACCGCGGCAAAGAGCTGGACTGGTTTAGCTCGCAGGAAATTATTGTCCTGACGGTAATTGCGGTGATCGCACTGGCGGTACTGCTGGTATGGGAGCTGACCGATGACCATCCCATTGTCGATCTGTCACTGTTTAAGTCGCGAAACTTCACTATTGGCTGCCTGTCTATCAGCCTGGCCTATATGCTCTATTTTGGTTCCATCGTGCTGCTGCCCCAGCTGCTTCAGGAGGTCTACGGCTATACGGCGACATGGGCCGGGCTGGCATCAGCGCCGGTTGGGATCATTCCGGTTATTTTGTCACCCATTATCGGCAGGTTTGCGCACCGGCTGGATATGCGCAAGCTGGTGACCTTTAGCTTTATCATGTATGCCGTCTGCTTCTACTGGCGAGCCTATACGTTTGAACCGGGGATGAATTTTGGGGCTTCTGCCTGGCCTCAGTTTATTCAGGGGTTTGCGGTGGCCTGCTTCTTTATGCCTCTGACCACCATTACCCTTTCCGGTCTGGCACCGGATCGGCTGGCGGCGGCATCCAGCCTGTCAAACTTTACCCGAACGCTGGCGGGCTCGATTGGTACCTCGATCACCACCACCATGTGGACCGACAGAGAATCAATGCATCACAGCTATCTCAGCGAGTCCGTCAATGCGTATAACGTCAATTCCCAGGCGATGTACAGCAAGCTGGAAAGCCTTGGCATGACGCATGAGCAGGCGTCGGCGTGGATTGCGCAGCAAATCACTAATCAGGGCCTGATTATCTCCGCTAATGAGATTTTCTGGGCCTCAGCGGCCGTTTTCCTCGGCCTGCTGGTGCTTATCTGGTTTGCCCGTCCGCCCTTTGGTGCGGGCAGCGGAGGAGGCGGAGGCGCGCACTAG
- a CDS encoding tRNA/rRNA methyltransferase, translated as MNDEFKGKSGKVKVMYVRGDDESNKGGKNPRTGKGGPRQDDSRRPSRNADSKPRGGRDRDALPSDSPWRTVSRAPSATEEARPDHGGISGKSYIDPEQIRRQRMEETRVYGENACQALFQSRPDCIVRAWFVQSVTPRFRDALKWMAANRKAYHVVEEDELVKASGTEHHGGVCFLIKKRMGMPVSEWLSNAGEKDCVLALEDIGNPHNLGGMMRSCAHFGAKGLLVDDASLLESGAAVRTAEGGAEHIQAISGESFAAGLSAFRKAGYTIVTTSSHKGTPLSQAEFPAKMVLVLGQERDGLSESTMQQGDLSVSISGTGNVESLNVSVATGILLAEWWRQNA; from the coding sequence ATGAACGACGAATTTAAAGGTAAAAGCGGAAAAGTCAAAGTGATGTATGTCCGTGGTGATGACGAGAGCAACAAAGGCGGGAAAAATCCCCGCACCGGTAAAGGTGGACCTCGTCAGGATGACAGCCGTCGTCCTTCACGTAACGCAGACAGCAAACCGCGTGGCGGGCGCGATCGCGACGCACTTCCGAGTGATTCGCCGTGGCGCACGGTTTCTCGCGCACCGTCTGCAACCGAAGAGGCGCGCCCGGATCACGGCGGCATCAGCGGTAAAAGCTATATCGACCCGGAACAGATCCGGCGTCAGCGTATGGAAGAGACGCGCGTATATGGCGAAAACGCCTGTCAGGCCCTGTTTCAAAGCCGTCCGGACTGTATTGTCCGCGCATGGTTTGTGCAGAGCGTCACGCCTCGCTTCCGCGACGCGCTGAAGTGGATGGCGGCCAACCGTAAGGCCTATCACGTGGTCGAGGAAGACGAGCTGGTTAAAGCTTCCGGGACTGAGCATCACGGTGGCGTCTGCTTCCTGATTAAAAAGCGTATGGGCATGCCCGTCAGCGAGTGGCTGTCAAACGCGGGCGAAAAGGATTGTGTGCTGGCGCTGGAAGATATCGGCAACCCGCACAACCTGGGCGGCATGATGCGCAGTTGCGCGCACTTCGGTGCGAAAGGGCTGCTGGTAGATGATGCTTCCCTGCTGGAATCGGGCGCCGCCGTGCGCACGGCTGAAGGCGGGGCTGAACATATTCAGGCCATTAGCGGTGAAAGTTTTGCCGCCGGATTGAGTGCGTTTCGCAAGGCGGGCTACACCATCGTGACCACGTCCAGCCATAAAGGCACCCCGCTGTCGCAGGCAGAGTTTCCTGCCAAAATGGTGTTGGTGTTGGGGCAGGAGCGCGACGGGCTTTCTGAAAGCACGATGCAGCAGGGAGATCTCAGCGTCTCCATCAGTGGCACCGGAAATGTAGAAAGCCTCAACGTTTCTGTCGCGACCGGTATTCTGCTGGCAGAGTGGTGGCGTCAGAACGCGTAA
- the trxC gene encoding thioredoxin TrxC translates to MNTVCASCQATNRVPQERTADGAKCGRCGNTLFNGEVIAATTATLDKYLQDDLPVVVDFWAPWCGPCVNFAPIYKDVAEERSGEIRFIKVNTEADPELSARFRIRSIPTIMIFKQGKMVDMLSGAMPKAPFNEWLNENL, encoded by the coding sequence ATGAATACGGTTTGTGCATCATGCCAGGCAACGAATCGCGTTCCACAGGAACGCACGGCCGACGGTGCAAAATGCGGACGCTGCGGGAATACCTTGTTCAACGGAGAGGTTATCGCGGCAACCACTGCCACCCTCGATAAGTATTTGCAGGACGACCTTCCTGTAGTGGTCGATTTCTGGGCGCCCTGGTGTGGTCCCTGTGTCAATTTCGCGCCGATATACAAAGACGTGGCGGAAGAGCGCAGCGGCGAAATTCGCTTTATTAAAGTGAATACCGAAGCAGATCCAGAACTCAGCGCGCGCTTTCGTATACGCAGCATCCCTACCATTATGATTTTCAAACAGGGCAAGATGGTCGATATGCTTAGCGGAGCCATGCCTAAAGCCCCCTTTAATGAGTGGCTGAACGAGAATCTGTAA
- a CDS encoding tRNA-uridine aminocarboxypropyltransferase, with protein MTENAVLTLRAERLARSTRPFLARGNRIPRCQRCLLPVKNCLCDQLHPQQARSRFCLVMFDTEPMKPSNTGRLIADILPETLAFGWSRTEPDPALLAAVKNPQVQPMVVFPASYADPGRAVIDVPPQSGKPPLFIMLDGTWPEARKMFRKSPWLDGFPVMSLTLTTPSNYQLRGIHAQGQHCTAEVAAELLIQAGDSTAGTALSRHFNLFRQRYLAGKPHPPR; from the coding sequence ATGACTGAAAACGCAGTCCTTACTCTTCGCGCCGAACGTCTGGCCCGATCAACCCGCCCCTTTTTAGCGCGCGGTAATCGAATCCCTCGCTGTCAGCGCTGTCTCCTGCCCGTTAAAAACTGTCTGTGCGACCAGCTTCACCCCCAACAGGCCCGGAGCCGCTTCTGCCTGGTTATGTTCGATACGGAACCGATGAAGCCCAGCAATACCGGCAGGCTGATCGCCGATATTCTGCCGGAAACCCTGGCGTTTGGCTGGTCACGCACCGAACCGGATCCTGCCCTGTTAGCTGCGGTGAAAAACCCTCAGGTTCAGCCCATGGTGGTATTCCCCGCCTCCTATGCCGACCCAGGCAGGGCCGTTATCGACGTCCCGCCACAAAGCGGTAAGCCACCGCTGTTTATTATGCTGGATGGCACCTGGCCGGAGGCCAGAAAGATGTTCCGTAAAAGCCCCTGGCTGGATGGCTTTCCCGTGATGTCGCTGACGCTGACCACCCCCTCCAATTATCAGCTACGTGGCATCCACGCTCAGGGACAGCACTGTACGGCAGAAGTCGCGGCCGAGCTGCTGATACAGGCGGGGGATAGTACCGCCGGAACCGCACTATCCCGGCATTTTAACCTTTTTCGCCAGCGCTATCTTGCCGGTAAACCTCACCCGCCACGCTAA